The Corvus cornix cornix isolate S_Up_H32 chromosome 8, ASM73873v5, whole genome shotgun sequence sequence TTATTACTGTCTCAGTAGTAAGATCACACTGAATTCTTCCATACACAGATGTGCTTCATAGTCAGTGTGTAGCAATGAGAGCCCCAGTTGCTGCTCTAGTCACAGTGGGTGGTGGCGAGGTGGGGCTCTTGTGTCCTGGACTAGCAAAGGAGCTTCATGAAAGAGAGTCTGGCACTTAGCACCacttcacccagagggtggaCTAGAGACTCCAGCATGAAATGCCCTTCTCTCCGTAGGTGTTTGAGCTGTAAGGGGTGATATGGGGCATCgcagcactgctgaaaagcAAGTTAACTGCTATGGGGTTTTAAATTAACGTGTGATTCCTGTACATTTTACTGTAGCATAGTGGCTAGCCCCACAAAGGGCAGGCTAGTCTGTGCATTCACAGCCTGACTCATTTTAATAGGTAGGTAGAAAGCTTTCaatggggttattttttttgttttgcttttggttttctttccatcttcccATCTTCGCTGAACGCTCGTAGTTTCATTACCATGGCAGAAAATAATCAGGggtccagcagggctgggtgaaTCCGACAGCCAGCCTGGACAGCGTGGGGCATCCGCATGCCCAGTGAGGCACAGGTCAGCTCTGCAGAaacctgtcccagctgcagccccaggctTTCAGTGCCAGAAACAAATCTAAGGCACCCATGGACACACAGAAACAGCACAGTGCTGTTTATAGATGAAAAGgtgcagaagggaaaaggaaaaaacgttttatttgctatttattAGGGGGATTGAAGACTGGAAGCTTTGTTAAAGAAAAGGACAGCGTTTTTGTTAGGTTTCCCAGGGAAGTTACAGAAGCAGTCTCAATGTCCATTTGCTGTTTTTAGCAGTAGGGGTTTGTGTGATGATTCAGGATCTCTGGGCTGGaattcagctgcagagcaaagcacATGCAGGAGCCGAAGTGACACTGGAGTCTGGGCAGACCCAGAGAATACAAAAAGGGAAGGTGGAGGAGACCCAGTACCCTCAGGGGTACGAGCAGCTCCCCACAAGCTCCACCTTAGCAACATCACTGTTCTGTGTTGCATTTCAAAGCTGTATTTCCTTTAACAAGTCCAAAAAGTGAAGTTCTCATCTGATGGTAATCCAGCCCACCCTGTGtgtcccctccagccctcctggTGTGTGTCCAAGCTGTGCGCCCAGGCAGCTGCGACATTCCCGTGTTTGCGCCGTCACTGACTCTTGCACCCCCGACGAGCTAACCAGGAACACCATCTCACTCCCGGCTGTGCCAGGTCCCAGCTGCACTGTTCCACTTGTGCATGAGCGCCCGGCCTCGGGAATGCATCTGACCCCACCTGCCCTCCAGCACctggggggagcaggggaaggggcCCCCAACAGAAACTGGTTTGTGTTGTaagctttttttgtgttttctgtctgtccGTGCAagaactgcagctgctgaaaacagCTTTGCCTTTAATTAAACCATGTTCTCTCCATCCGTGTCTGTGTTTAGCATTTATTTCCTGTGTGACTTGGCTTCATGCAGTTAAAAATGCATTACTTTTCTGTAGAAGCCAGAAAAAGGTttgaagttggttttttttcccctttttttttttttaatttggaagagACCTAAATAAATCACAGTGGTTCTGGCTTGGGCTTGGTATGGATAATTCAGTTGTGGTTTTGTACTGCCTGTGTAGTGTGTTTTACATACTGAACTAAAAATGTAGGATGGGAGTAGCTTGAAAAGCTCCTCCCTAGTTGCAGAATCATCCTGGTCCAGCATGCGCAGGGGGAGGAGGACAGAGAGCCTTCTGCCAATGACCTGCCTGCAGATGAGGATGTTCACTGTTTCCATGCTTCCAGGTTTGTCACAGAACACTCCAGAGATGTTCTGGTTTTGAAATGACACGTGTTTATTGTCTCCAGAATaagttcctttaaaaataaatgtccttAGCACCTTTGGAGCAAAGCTCTGGGATTCCAGGCTGTGTCTTTCTAAGGTACTGTCTTAGAATTCTGACTGATCAGGAACAGCTTTGAAGTACGGCTCCCAACgctgaagaaaatgtaaaatgtgtCTGCTTTTATTGGTGGGAATTTTAAAGTCCCTGCGAATTTGAATTGTGAGTTGGAGCAGGGTGAGGCTGTGTGGTTGCTCTTAAGATCTTGGGGTTGGCAGTAATGCTTTGAGGAAGCAAATGCTTTCCTGGTCTGTAGCTTCCTGAACTCACTTCCCCTTCGGGATCTGCCGGCAGGGCTGTAAATGCAGGTTGCACCACCCTCTTGTGGgtgttcccagctgctggcataTCTgtataaaagcttttttaagGATAGGGGAACAGGGCAAGTCTCTTGGCAAGCACAGGATTTAGGAATGAATGTATTCCTAACAGGAATTAGCAACTTCTTAACAAGTTCCTGTTTTAGAGAACAATGCAAAAGGTAAAATATAAAGTTTTTAATACAAGTAGcaataacatttaaatttcatttcagatgcaGGGATTAATATGCAGACTACATAATGGCAACAGTTGAATTCTTAATTTCTCTCCACAACTTCAAGCTCTTCCGAAATCACTTTTCTGGGTGTTCAGTGTTGGGCTGTTGAATGAATGCAGATGGGAAGATGCCAGTCCTCCCCTTGCACTGGCCTTCGAACCAGTCTTCATTCACTGGAAGGGAAAACACAGTTCTTGTGACCCTAGGGATGCACAGGAGCATCATGTGCTGCAGACAGGCCTGAGATCACCATTTTAAGGTGTGTCTGCTGATAACCCTTTGAGCAGTGCTAGACCCAGCAGGGAGTGGAATgtggaggaaagggaggaatgaggaagagaggaaagtgGTAAGGTAAGAAGGAATGTCAAATGGGGGTGGGAAATTGGATCAAAATAGAGACCAGGGGGCTTGGAAACTGCCTTGAGTGGAAACAAAGTGAGTGTAGAGAGCGATGAAATCATCTGAGACCTTGGTCTGTCCTCTTCAGGATACATCTGAAGTATACTGTCACCTGTTTCCCATGTTCATCTAAAAACCCTAAAACTGCTAAAACCTCTACTACCTTGGGTTAAGTAAAGCCTACGAGCTCTGACAGTTTTGCTGTGGGGGAACCAAATGAGGCAAGAACCAGCTTTGAATTGGGAAATACTTAGCTCAGCAATGAAGGGGAAGGTAGGATTTTGGGGTGGAGGGGGTCATCGGTATTGCATGGTGCAAAAACTAACCAGTCAAAGGTTGGGGGGGGGGACCGATGGTGTACTGCTACTAAAGCCTGCCAGCCACCACAGATTAGTGACAGAACTACAGATAGCAAAATATAAGGGGGTTTTTGCCTTTAAAACCTATTCCTGATGTCTTGATTTCACTCAGAGGCTCAAGTGAGGAGGGGAACGTGCCCTGTGTATATAGTTCCTCATTGATCTTCCTGAGATTTAGTCTGTATTTAAGCCTCAATTCCCACAGAAACACTAAGGACTAATATTGACGACTAATGGAAGATTGTACCATTAACAACAAAATAGATGAAAAAAGGTTCCAGGTGAAAGGAATGGGAGAGAGAGCGTGCTCCCATTGTGGGGATGGCAGCTAAAATGAGGTGTCTCCTTGGAAGAATCCACTGTGATCAGTAAGCTTAAACACAGCCCTAGTGTAACTCCTGTCTTAAATGTTTGGGAGGGGTGCGGTGGAAGTGGGAGTGATGAAAACATGTTGGAAGAAGTGTGTGTAACAGGGACATGTGGATGGGAATCCcgtggcagagctggaggggctctgctgctgccacaccacCCTCCCTCTCACCAGAGCTGAGGggtccctcccctcccctctcctgtcCCAGGAGGAGCACAATTACCTTTGGATAAAACAAGGATCATGTCTCCTGCCTGAAACTCCAGGTCTTCAGGTTGGGTGGCTTCATAACTGTACTGAGCTACAACATGGGTTGGTCCTGTTTCCCCTGGCATTGCCTCCTGCAGTGACTCCTCTGGTTTGCTGTCTGGTACAAACCCCTCTCCCTAGGGCAGGAAACAAGCTGGTGAGGGCATGACCTCTTGGCTTCCTTCTCTGTACTAGGGCAAGAGAGACGagctctgcttctcctctccaccCACTCTTTGCTCCCATCCTTTCATGAGGTCGCTGGCCACAAATCTGTGCTTGTGGCAAGGAGagcaaaggcaggagggaagagaaggtgGCTGCCCCCTGTAGCTGTCACTGACCTCTGTGCCATTGCACCAGACTGTCAGGCAGTTGTCCTTGCTCTGGCTCCAGGCTGCCTCCACATTCTCTGCACTCAGAGTCaccagctcctggccctccacAGGCTTGTACCTGGTGTGTGCAGGGGATGCAGGTGAGGAGCCCTGGAACATGGCCCTGGCTTGCTGGGGCCGGCAGTGCCTCACCTCAGCTCCGtgtgctcaggctgcagctccagcttctTGCAAACCAGCTCCAGGAGTTCCCTGTAGGAGAGGCCTCGATCGACTCTCAGGGCAACTGTGAATTTGTAATGCACCTTGACGATGTCGGGGCTGGAGACAGTTGGTTCAGCCTCCTGCGGGTAGGAAACGGGATGTCACCGTGTGTGGCTTGGCAAGCACAGGGATGTGGAAACTGTGGTTGCTTGAGTTAGATTGTGCCTCCCAAGCTGTGCTTGGACATTGGCTGGTCGGCAGCCCCAGGCCTATCCCAGGAGAGAGCCCAGTAATAGGTTAGGGACTTAGCACCAAATTGTGGCTTTAGGGTGATCAAATTAGAGCTGTGTCCACCCTCCAAGCccctcattctttttttttttttgcgttGGAATTGCTGTATTTTCCCATCTCTCTTCTCAGTGCGACCTTCTGACACGCTGACCATTCCCAGGAGCATGTGCATTCCAGCCAAGCTCTCTCCCTTCTCAAGTGCCTCAGGTTGACTGAGAGTCATACACTGGCTCTGGTCACTGCCCTGGGTCCATCTGGGGCCTGGAGGAGAACTCCCAAAAAGCAGCCTTAAGTCACCTGGTAAATGCAGATTTGTAGGACCTCAAGGTCTGCGCTCGCAGGACATTACCTTTGCTGTGTCTCTTGGCTGCGCCACGGTAGCAGGAATGTAgtctggggaggaggaaaaaggtgGCTTAGCAGGTGGGATGGGGTAAACATCTAAACATATAGCCAGACCTCCTGCAGTCCATCATGATCTCCAGCAACACCAACCAACCCTGGGGCCAGCGGTGGTCCCTCGAATGGATACAGCATCTGCCAGAGGTTCATCTGTAAGATCTATATACAACCACTGAGCAGAGGTTTTCACTCTGTGCCTTCCCTcttgcagggatgggaacaTGAGGGGTGGGATGTCTTTCGTGGGTAGATTCAAAAAAGATAAACATGTAGCTGCTGGTTTTAGTGTCTTTGCTCTTCTGATCTCCCTACGTCCACCTGAAAACCAAAGGCAATCCCTGTCCTTCAATGGGGCTGTAAAGCTAAACTCAGGCTTTCAGGCAGGGTGATTTCACACAGGTTTGTGGAAGCCTTTTCATGAGAATCTGATTTACATTTTGGCAGTGCTTTGGCACAACTGTGCTCATTCCAGGAAGATCCCGAGCTACAGTGTTGAACATGGTCCCACTAATAGATCCAAGATGGCTTTTGATGCTATAAAGATGGTCACTGGGGTTGCTGTGTCCATAAGGTGTTTGTCCTTAATTCCATAAGCCAGAGCCAGCTCTACCCCTGGACGCATATGAGGCTGCCCTGACAGGGACACGAgccctccctgtcctgctgttCATCATCTTTTGGTCCGCCTTTCCCCACCACCTGGCTCAGGCCCTCCCCAGAGTGGGGGTAGGCAATTGGTTCTCACACAACAgatcaggttggaagggaccacagtgggtcatcgggtcccacctccctgctcaagcaaggTCATCAGAGAGCACAAGgcccaggactgtgtccagatgggTCTGGAGTATCCCCAGTGAGagagactccacaccctctctggtgtctgttccagtgcttggtcactgcacaggaaagaaattctttgtcATGTTCAGGTAgaacttcctgggcatccaTTTCTGCCCATGGTCTCTTGTCCCATTGCTGggccccagggagcagagcctggtccttGTTCTGAGCCTTCCCTGCAGACAGGGACAGACAGGGatgagggcccctctcagccATGTCTTTTCCAcatactcctttttttttgcacgTTGGTCATTGATAGCCAGACTAGACTGCAGCACATCAACACCTGGGCAGTACTGTCTCTGCACAGTGATATTTTCTACCCCAAAAggttttttctgcagcagcGTGGATACCATTGGCAGAGCCCTGTTTCAGCTTCCCAGCATCCTGAACCATCTGTGCTGGGGGTAGTGTGGTGGCCCTGGTGTCACCATCTCTGCCCCAGGCCTGGGATGTGGGACACTGGGTAGCACCAGCCAGGAATCCCCTTTATACAGCTCCTTCAAGCCTAGCccagctgacagcagcactgaaactATCACGGATGCCCTGCTGGAAGGAGAAGTCTGTAAGGAATCTTTTACTCCAAGCTGGTTCTTGCCCCATTCCTACCTCCAGGCCCTTTTTCTCATTAGTTGCTGTGCTAATTAAGAGCACAGAGGGACTTGCTTTCCTCAGGGACCCCACAGACACTATTATACTCCATCCTCAGCATTGCAGTTGCTgtctctgcctcctgctctaATATTTCCCAGTCCTTGACTGCAAATGGGGCCAGGAATGAGATGGAGATGAACCCTAGTCCTGGTCTCAAAGAGTGAGAATACGGCATCTCaacctgctgctggtgggatcACCCTGTGCCCCCATCCCTTCAGCTCCCCACACTGACCTGGCGCCGGCCGCCGTGGCTTCTCCAGCACAGTGAAGGTGGGTGACTCAGAAATCTCATCTTCTACAAGTGTTTCCTCCTGTGCCATGGGAAGAAGGCAGTGCTGTCAATCCCACCCTTCATGAGGGGCCggggtgctgctgccttgtgcAGCCCCCCTCCAACCTGTTATTTTCCCAgtctgtttggggttttgaaCTGGCGAGGGGGTGACTTTGCTATCCATTATCTCCCCAGCATTGCCAACCCCCACCAGGGTGCCACCAACACAGATTTTGCAGATAAGGTGACCATAAGCCAGAAGAACCAACCCCAGCATCATGAGGGGGAGGGAGTCACACATGGGTCCTACTGGCAGGTGGGCGTGGGCCTCCTCACCTGGATATGCAGCTTATTCTGGAGCTCCACAGGCTCAAGGAAGTTGCAGGGGACGATCCCTttctgcaggggaaggagagatGAGTAGTGATTACTTGGCAAGAAGGCAACCCACTACCGGAGGACACAACTGGATGTGTCCTCACCCTCCCCTGCATCCAGGAGGGTTCCTGAGGCTTGAATTTTAGTTTCTGCAAGTTGGGTGGATTTCACTGAACCCTGTGGCCTAATCTAGGGTGGGCATAAGAGACTTCAGTCAGAAACTTATTTAATTACTGTTGGCAaggctctgcctctgcagaaCCTCAACCACAATCTGCTGTCTACCCCTCCTGTCCAGCACACTCCTGGTATACCTTTCCATTGAACATCACTGTAGCCCAATtgtccttctctttcttcaggaCAAAGACAATGTTTCCGGGCAGGACCTGCAGCTCCTCGGCGGTCTCAGGAATGAACTCGTACATGACACGGTGTGGTTGCCCTCTGAGGGCCCTGGGTGTGGGAGCAGTGCACAGGTCAGGAATGTTGGcaatgcttttgttttacatCATAGGGAGAATCCAGACCTCTGCCTCCTTGTTTCTACCTTCCCCATTCCCCCTGAGTTCTGGGGGCCAACTGGATGCTCGGCTGCCAGAGTGCAGGATGGGGTTGTGCATGGTTGCGTGGGTTATCCATCCTTCATCCAACTTACCTGAGGATTTCTGGGGTCTTGGGCCTGGGTGGAGGACCAGAGGCCTGccaaaaggaagacaaaaaggaaaataccagTAAGCCAGaggattttgtttgctttgcagaaatgtCCTGAAGCCTTTTACCATGCCTACCCTCACCCCAACACTGTTCCTTCCTCCACATGCAGGTGCCTTAAGTGCCATGAGGAATATCACTGGCTTGCTCCTTCTAAGGAACAGTTTCCAAATTCTTCAACATACAGTTGGTTTTCAGAGGCACAAACCTCTTTTCACTCCTGATTTTAGTTTCAGTTCACAGAGGGATTGAGATTGTCAACACCTGTCTGCATTGAGACGGGTGTAATTTATCTTGTGCAATggtgtgctgctgtgctgtgctttcccATAGCCTCCCAAAAAGCTCCTGGAAAAACTCTTGCCA is a genomic window containing:
- the NCF2 gene encoding neutrophil cytosol factor 2 isoform X2, whose protein sequence is MSLVETIRLWQEGVCAADRKEWSAALDAFTAVQNPPAKICFNIGCIHLVLGKLVEAEEEVPMLADGSSSEKPRSLVQALPTQCCRETQPAEPSSRHLAKAGQAFTRSISCDKHLAVAYFQRGTVFYQRQNHGKAIEDFKEALAQLRGNQLIDYKILGLRYRLFACEILYNIALVYATTENWEKAEEHLTLAMSMKSEPQHNKIDRAMEAILKQKLCELVAIPAGKLFRPNEKQVAQLEKKDYLGKAMVVASVVDKDNFSGFAPLQPQASGPPPRPKTPEILRALRGQPHRVMYEFIPETAEELQVLPGNIVFVLKKEKDNWATVMFNGKKGIVPCNFLEPVELQNKLHIQEETLVEDEISESPTFTVLEKPRRPAPDYIPATVAQPRDTAKEAEPTVSSPDIVKVHYKFTVALRVDRGLSYRELLELVCKKLELQPEHTELRYKPVEGQELVTLSAENVEAAWSQSKDNCLTVWCNGTEGEGFVPDSKPEESLQEAMPGETGPTHVVAQYSYEATQPEDLEFQAGDMILVLSKVNEDWFEGQCKGRTGIFPSAFIQQPNTEHPEK
- the NCF2 gene encoding neutrophil cytosol factor 2 isoform X1; its protein translation is MSLVETIRLWQEGVCAADRKEWSAALDAFTAVQNPPAKICFNIGCIHLVLGKLVEAEEEVPMLADGSSSEKPRSLVQALPTQCCRETQPAEPSSRHLAKAGQAFTRSISCDKHLAVAYFQRGTVFYQRQNHGKAIEDFKEALAQLRGNQLIDYKILGLRYRLFACEQILYNIALVYATTENWEKAEEHLTLAMSMKSEPQHNKIDRAMEAILKQKLCELVAIPAGKLFRPNEKQVAQLEKKDYLGKAMVVASVVDKDNFSGFAPLQPQASGPPPRPKTPEILRALRGQPHRVMYEFIPETAEELQVLPGNIVFVLKKEKDNWATVMFNGKKGIVPCNFLEPVELQNKLHIQEETLVEDEISESPTFTVLEKPRRPAPDYIPATVAQPRDTAKEAEPTVSSPDIVKVHYKFTVALRVDRGLSYRELLELVCKKLELQPEHTELRYKPVEGQELVTLSAENVEAAWSQSKDNCLTVWCNGTEGEGFVPDSKPEESLQEAMPGETGPTHVVAQYSYEATQPEDLEFQAGDMILVLSKVNEDWFEGQCKGRTGIFPSAFIQQPNTEHPEK
- the NCF2 gene encoding neutrophil cytosol factor 2 isoform X3, coding for MSLVETIRLWQEGVCAADRKEWSAALDAFTAVQNPPAKICFNIGCIHLVLGKLVEAEEAFTRSISCDKHLAVAYFQRGTVFYQRQNHGKAIEDFKEALAQLRGNQLIDYKILGLRYRLFACEQILYNIALVYATTENWEKAEEHLTLAMSMKSEPQHNKIDRAMEAILKQKLCELVAIPAGKLFRPNEKQVAQLEKKDYLGKAMVVASVVDKDNFSGFAPLQPQASGPPPRPKTPEILRALRGQPHRVMYEFIPETAEELQVLPGNIVFVLKKEKDNWATVMFNGKKGIVPCNFLEPVELQNKLHIQEETLVEDEISESPTFTVLEKPRRPAPDYIPATVAQPRDTAKEAEPTVSSPDIVKVHYKFTVALRVDRGLSYRELLELVCKKLELQPEHTELRYKPVEGQELVTLSAENVEAAWSQSKDNCLTVWCNGTEGEGFVPDSKPEESLQEAMPGETGPTHVVAQYSYEATQPEDLEFQAGDMILVLSKVNEDWFEGQCKGRTGIFPSAFIQQPNTEHPEK
- the NCF2 gene encoding neutrophil cytosol factor 2 isoform X4, which produces MSLVETIRLWQEGVCAADRKEWSAALDAFTAVQNPPAKICFNIGCIHLVLGKLVEAEEAFTRSISCDKHLAVAYFQRGTVFYQRQNHGKAIEDFKEALAQLRGNQLIDYKILGLRYRLFACEILYNIALVYATTENWEKAEEHLTLAMSMKSEPQHNKIDRAMEAILKQKLCELVAIPAGKLFRPNEKQVAQLEKKDYLGKAMVVASVVDKDNFSGFAPLQPQASGPPPRPKTPEILRALRGQPHRVMYEFIPETAEELQVLPGNIVFVLKKEKDNWATVMFNGKKGIVPCNFLEPVELQNKLHIQEETLVEDEISESPTFTVLEKPRRPAPDYIPATVAQPRDTAKEAEPTVSSPDIVKVHYKFTVALRVDRGLSYRELLELVCKKLELQPEHTELRYKPVEGQELVTLSAENVEAAWSQSKDNCLTVWCNGTEGEGFVPDSKPEESLQEAMPGETGPTHVVAQYSYEATQPEDLEFQAGDMILVLSKVNEDWFEGQCKGRTGIFPSAFIQQPNTEHPEK